The following are from one region of the Choloepus didactylus isolate mChoDid1 chromosome 11 unlocalized genomic scaffold, mChoDid1.pri SUPER_11_unloc1, whole genome shotgun sequence genome:
- the LOC119524388 gene encoding LOW QUALITY PROTEIN: heat shock factor protein 2-like (The sequence of the model RefSeq protein was modified relative to this genomic sequence to represent the inferred CDS: substituted 1 base at 1 genomic stop codon), producing the protein MTKNSKMPGFLSKLWTLVEENHANEFITWSQNGQSFLVLDEQRFAKEILPKYFKHNIMASFVRXLITYGFRKVAHMDCGIVKQERDGPVEFQHPYFKQGQDDLLENIKRKVSSSKPDENKICQEDLTKIISSAQKVQIKQETIESRLSELKSEDESLWKEVSELRAKQTQQQQVIRKIVRFIVTLVQSNQLVSLKRERPPLLNTNGAQKKNLFQQIVKEPADNHHHKVPHNRTEGLKPREQISDDIIIYDVTDDNPDEENIPVIPKTNEDVTSDPSSYSQYPNIVVFEDNNEDEYAPVVQSGDQSEPPCDGGCNDGSSPLMSSAVQLNGSSSLTTDDPVTMMDSILKDNINLLGKVELSDYLDSIDCSLEEFQAMLSGRQFSVVPDLLVDSENKGLETTKNNVVQPVTEERRKSKPKADKQLIQYTAFPLPAFLDGNPTSTVEKGSTGSSEVMSSVDKPVEVDEPMDSSLDPEPVQSKVVHLEPLTEAVASEATLFYLCEIAPAPLDSDMPLLDS; encoded by the exons ATGACA AAGAATTCCAAAATGCCGGGCTTTCTCAGCAAGCTTTGGACACTCGTAGAGGAAAACCACGCTAATGAGTTCATCACCTGGAGCCAGAATGGCCAAAGTTTTCTGGTTTTGGATGAGCAAAGATTTGCAAAAGAAATTCTTCCCAAATACTTCAAGCACAATATCATGGCAAGCTTTGTGAGGTGACTCATTACGTATGGCTTCCGTAAAGTAGCACATATGGACTGTGGAATTGTAAAGCAGGAACGAGATGGTCCTGTTGAATTTCAGCATCCTTACTTCAAACAAGGCCAGGACGATTTGCTGGAAAACATTAAAAGGAAAGTTTCATCTTCAAAACCAGACGAAAATAAAATTTGTCAGGAAGatttaacaaaaattataagCAGTGCTCAGAAAGTCCAAATAAAACAGGAGACAATTGAGTCCAGGCTTTCTGAATTGAAAAGTGAGGACGAATCCCTTTGGAAGGAGGTGTCAGAATTACGAGCAAAACAGACACAACAGCAACAAGTTATTCGAAAGATTGTCCGGTTTATTGTTACGTTGGTTCAGAGTAACCAACTTGTGAGTTTAAAACGTGAAAGGCCTCCACTTCTAAACACGAATGGAGCCCAAAAGAAGAATCTGTTTCAGCAAATAGTCAAAGAACCAGCTGATAATCACCATCATAAAGTTCCACACAACAGGACTGAAGGCTTAAAACCAAGGGAGCAGATTTCTGATGACATCATTATTTATGATGTTACTGATGATAatccagatgaagaaaatattccaGTTATTCCAAAAACTAATGAGGATGTTACATCTGATCCTTCCAGCTATAGCCAGTACCCTAATATTGTCGTTTTTGAAGACAACAATGAAGATGAGTATGCACCTGTCGTTCAGAGTGGGGATCAGAGCGAACCACCCTGTGATGGTGGCTGCAATGATGGCAGCAGCCCACTAATGTCTAGTGCTGTCCAGCTAAATGGCTCTTCCAGTCTGACCACAGATGATCCCGTGACCATGATGGATTCCATTTTGAAAGATAACATCAATCTTTTGGGAAAGGTTGAGCTGTCAGATTATCTTGACAGTATTGATTGCAGTTTAGAGGAATTTCAGGCCATGCTGTCAGGAAGACAGTTTAGCGTAGTCCCAGATCTGCTGGTTGATTCAGAGAATAAAGGATTAGAAACTACCAAGAACAATGTAGTGCAGCCAGttacagaagaaagaagaaaatctaaACCCAAAGCAGATAAGCAGCTCATCCAGTACACTGCCTTTCCACTTCCTGCATTCCTTGATGGGAATCCCACTTCTACTGTTGAAAAGGGGAGCACAGGATCATCAGAAGTTATGTCTTCTGTAGACAAACCTGTAGAAGTTGATGAGCCCATGGATAGCAGCCTGGACCCAGAACCAGTCCAAAGTAAGGTTGTTCATCTGGAGCCATTGACTGAAGCTGTAGCAAGTGAAGCCACACTGTTTTATTTATGTGAAATTGCTCCTGCACCTCTGGATAGTGATATGCCACTTTTAGATAGTTAA